tattttctttttgctaTTTTAGTTTATCTTATCATTTTTACTTTTAGTTCAACACTCATGGTTCGGACTCTTATCTTTTTCTGGTTCAGGTTTTACAGGAGCCCTCAAATTAAAGCATGGTTTGCAAGCCTGACACACATGGATTACTTCATTAATCAGGCTAGATTCGCTCACTCTCTGTgctttgttttattgtattgAAGACAATGTATGtttctaagtttggggtgggAGACGTATTGCATATTGTTGCTTGTCTTTTGTTCTTATTCTGCTATACATGTTATTTAGAAAAACTGTCTTATGCATGgctattgattaattattttaagtggctgaattttgaggaaattttttattttttttttaattaaaaagaggaTCTTGTGCTTAAATTGTTTAATGTGTTGAGGATGTAGTGATTATGATTGCCTATGAGTTATTCTAAATTTGCACGTTAGGTGATCTGCTATGGAAATAGGATGACCTACTCCTGAATTAAATTATCTTTAAGTCCCTCTTTGAGTCTCTCATAGCATGAGCACGTAGTcactttaatttaaaaactttaaCTAAAATGAGGATTAAGTGTAGTGTATTTGGTTGTCACCTCAAAAGGTCCCACCGGTTAGAGGGTTGATGTGCATGatggtttgtaatgttaaactaagaggaaaaaaaataatattattattgcctttgaaaaaaaaaatatagagtatATACTCATGTGCTTAaaagaaatatctttttattATCTTAAACTTGTAAAGTGTATGCATGGATGGGGTAAAAAGAGTCATCGTTGTTGTGATCTGACTAGGTATGATTCTTTGTAGTAGATGCGTGAAAGCTAGTGCCTCTAGATAAAATGATGTAAGTTTAGGGCCCTTtttgttgttaatatatatatatatatatacatataaataaggCACCTTAGAGGACATATTACTTTCTTGAATGTGTGGATGCTTGATGGTTGGTGCATGAGATAGAGTAGGGGAAAAACTGGAGAAACTATCTTGAACCTAACTTTAGTCCTTGTGTTTTGAATTAAATGTGACTTGCACACAACACATGGGGGATTATGAGATTTGGTCTTGAAATCTTTTAATGTTGGGATGTGTTTGAAAGTTTCTACTAATGGATCTAATATGCTTATTCTGAATGATGCGGTTTTGAGTCATTTGCATGCTTGTCTAAATTTCATTATAGTCTTGTTCTTTCTTTCCTCGGGACTAGCAAAGTTCTAAGTTTGTGGTGGTAAAACGCATCCAAAAAGTGCACTTTCTGGGCTTAATATTTAGttagttttatgtttaatttgatatctttgatgcttttattgtttgattgtaggaaatcaagtaaTTGGATGAGAACAAgaaattttggaagattaatgaccaaaatacctCCAAGAAAGTCAATGTGTTAACCTAGGGCATTGATCAatggagaaaaatgaaagaaaattaaaaaatcggAGGTAGGGCAACGTTAAacaagcgttgcaacactgccccgTGACGTTGCAAGATAGAGAGCTCATGGAAACAGAGCAGCGTGCGACACTATGATTAGTAATGTTGAAATTACcatcagcgttgcaacactacattggagcgttgcaacgctgcgactACTGTCTATATAAGTAGTTTTTGGCCGATTTGATTTGGGGAGGCACTTTTAGGGCTATTTTGAGAACGGAAAGCAATATTTCAGTGAGGTCTCTCTATGGAGTGTAATTCTAGGCAGAAGCGACATCTCGGAGcttcaaagaattaaagattTGAAGAGTTCGTTGGGTTGCAATTCCAGATTCGAGGACAAGAGTCAAGAACACGGCTTGCCATTTCTTCCATCTTTTATTTTCAATCCTTTGTGTTTGGAAACCTCATGAATGGTCTATGTTTATGTTGTAACCATGAGTGACTGATTTGTGTTTCTAGGGTGTTGATTTAGTTTTATGGATTGCGAAAACTGGTTTGGTTATTTCTTGGATTGAATTTATGCATGATtgttttagcatgtttgttcttaatgcttttgattaactgaTCACTAATTGAATGTTTTTTACTTAATGTTCGTCTCGAGAGAGAAGGTGTTGAGTTGGATCTAGCATGTTAAACTGTTAATCGAGTATGCACGAGAGTGATAGGAGATTAATAGAGATTGTTGACGGAGGAAATTAATGTTGTGGCTAGtcaagcgatagaagagattcgAGTCGATGGTTAGTCATTAGAAAGggttgagctcgagagaggataCCTTGATAAAAGACTCCCAGATCTATAATTTGCATGAATCAATTTaaggtcaaaataattaattttgttaatccGTATAATAAAATCATACCCTAGAACGTGTTTTTGTCTAGTTTTACCCCAGttttatcttttcttgctttttagGATTAGATTAGTTACGTTCTCATCACAGTCTAGttccctaaataaaattaaaaaaaatctctgaATAGCTAAAATAGTCAAACCAATTCCTCAGAGGACGATACTCGGTCTCTCGAtcgttttactatattatagtTTGACACATGCACTTGCACTACCATCAGGTATTATTACTATCAATGGTATAAACTCATTTGTCATGTCTTCTAATAGTCGGTCATAAAAATCCaagaaactttccttttcttcttgtttCAAATTCTCTTGTTTCCCTTTTTTGTctctttgtatttgtttttcatcctataataaaaaaatttaagaattaattattatatgaaATGGTAGATGCCCCAATATATATTAGTAAGATTCTTACATCATCGGATAAAATGTCGAgtacaaattttttttgttagatcTCACATCGGATCGACGTGTACTGGTAGAGGCCAAAAGTCTATTACTTCTCCTCTTGTTTTCATTTTGGCCCGATAATTTCACGCCTACCATTATCCTGTAGTTATTGAAAACTATAATTTAAAAACCTATGTATATTTTGTACATCATAGTCATacgtttatatatttcataagcacatataaaaagaaattttataataacatgtcaatatataacaaatacccgtagttaatgaataaataaacaCCAATACATATTTCCTATTATTCTAATATCCTAGAGTAATAGTTATATACGATCATATATAGCAAATAAACATCAATACATATTCCATTCTTTTCTATTACATGTTTAtcgcaaatatatatatatatatatataaagtccCAATAATATCCTGTAGTTAaagaaatttttaattaaaaagttttatgtatatattatttatcATATTCACTCGTGTACATATTTCATGAACCCATACAAAACGACCTGTTTATAATAGACATAGGTAATAAACATCAGTCCATATTCCTCATTATTCTAATTCCCTAGAGGAGTCGTGTATATGGAAAATAAACATTTATACAATATATAGCAAATAAACATCATAACAATCCTATGATATAATCTACTAACATTAATATAGGACAATATATAGCAAATAAACATCATACCAGTATTCATTATGTTTCTACTGcatgtttattaaaaaatattaaaaaaaaaatgtcccaACAGTATCATGTAGTTATTGAAAACTATAATTAAAAAGTAGGTATCATACTCGTTCGTGTATATAGTTGATGAAAACGTACAAAACAACATGTTTATAATACAAATGTCGATATATAGTTAATAAACATCCAGTTCATATTCCACACTATCCTAATTCTCTAGAAGAATTGTCTATTCGTCATGTCagtacatatttttcattattctaATATCACAGTGGAATCGTTATATACCACAGTATATAGCAAATAAACATCATAACATATTTCATTATTCTTCTGTTGCATGTTTATCACCAAAAAAGTCTCAACAATTTTTGTTTTCTCCTCAAACGCTACATGTTTATCCCCAATTATTTATCAATTTTCGTAGAAAATTAAACGCTAATTAATAGGGTGAAATAGGGGTGAAAtcgaccatttttttttatgtattgtcGTGGAAGTAAGTTTTATGTACAGTAAACAtgaataatttcaaaatatacatgTTTTTTTATACGAAATATGCAGTATATTGCAGTCGATTGCTTCGTCTCCCAATTTTGGCCATCAATTGCAGTAGGTCGCAATCGATTCAAGTTCCAATAGGTCACCGCCTTCATTTCCTCTCCGTCGATAGTCGAGGTTCAAAATAAACCTCCGTTGGCCATCCATTGCAGTAGGCTCATCTCGTTGGTCATTGGTCGCCGATTGAAGAACAATGAAGATTAATGAAGAAGAATGAATTGAAGttcgaagaagaaggaagaaaaataaagaagaaattgaaaataatcCTTAGTTTGTCGTCGATTGAAGAAGAAGGGATTGACGGGACGTAAGAAGGAAGTTTCATTGgaaatagaaatttttttaaaatatatatataaatgcatTATTTCGCACGTGTGAGGGAAAGTATTTGAACCGTttctaatgtttttttaatatatataaatatgtgtgTGAGTGGAAGGATTTAATTGTAAATAATCTACTACATTAGTGAAAAactagacaaaaaaaaaaaaaaaaaaaaaaatgtcgaaGACATTAATATAATATGGGTCTCATTTTAAAtgcattttgaaaattttacacAAGTATCATGAGTAAAGGAATTTATGATGTATAGCTAATTAAAGATTGGTGTAATGAAAAATAACCAAACATGTTTACTATTTGGATAAATAGCGGCCACAGCGTGAATTCCTATTTTATcctttatatacatataactaGGGGTGATCATCGGCCGGCCAAAGTCAATTTTCTGACCAGACAGATGCCGAACCAACCAGAATCNAAAAAAATAAAGACATTTTGAGCGAAGcacttcaaattaaattttcgATATTTATGAGTTTTTAATCAtgaattctttttttattttttaaaattatatttatttattaaaattcttagaaaaattgttatatttaatagtTAGTCCTATTTAGTATTTGCTATTAggtaaaagttatatttagttATAAATCATTATCGTTATAAatagcaatttttttaaatacaaatcaaaaatcaactatttgtTAACTTCTTTATCAATCATGTTtagttttctctcttaatttgtGATTATGATTCAGAATTCAAGATACTATTTCACAATTTAATACTTATGGAATAAaggtattaaaaataaaatatttatatgatttgatttgacaccccttaatatttaacaattaaTATGTTCATTGTTTGGGATTGTGTTCGCTTCGCTTAATTGCTTAAAAAAGCAcataatacatatatatttgaaaacaaaactaatatgagAGTCGAGAGTGTACATCACAAATAGAAATGTCACATGACACATAGTCACATACAATCAAATTAGAAACTATAATATAAAGTCAATTGTCAAATACAACCAAATTACAATAAAACACAAATAGTAGTACGTCACAAATAGTCGAATACAACCAAAATCAAATGATAAATGCTTAGTTGAAAACCGACAACTTTGCAAAATCTGGAAGGTCTTGAATCTCTTTTTCATTGTCCATAACCACTTTGAATCCTATATAATTATGATTAAGAAGAGAAAGACAATCTCATTaagattttaaactaacaagttataactacaaaatacaaatgaaTAAAGTTAAAGTTAAACAATTGAATAAATACCTTCTTCAAATAATGAAGCTTTTTCCCTGTCATGTTGAACTTCAAGATTTATTGGACGAGAATTTACCCAATTTTGAGTACAAATGAGAGCCTCCATTGTTTTTGGAGCCAATGAACAACGTGATGAATCAACAACACGTTCTCTTGTACTAAAAGCCGACTCAGACGCTACGGTAGATACTGGAATTGCCAAAATATCTCTAGCCATATGACTAAGAACCTTAAACCAATGACTTTTCATCTTCCACCATTAAAGTATGTCAATATCACCTTTATTCTTAACATTAGCTTCtaacaaataaatatcaatcGCTGACCCTTGTTCAAAAGGTGTAATCTCATCGCCTTCAAAATCGATATCAATTTTATCATAGACAAAATCTTTACCCACCTTTTCAGTTGGATCACAATCAATCATGGTCTCCGAGACTGAGACAATTAGTGTATTAGTAGTATTAGTACTCCCACTCCCACTCTGAGTAGTACTGTACTCATGAAAGAGACGTCTACAACATTGCTCCACTACATTTCCCATAGATTTGGCAACCTTTTgcccaaaaaaaatttaaggcaAAAAGATACAAACTTTAGTTTTTTTCGAGAATCTAGCACAATAGCAACATACAacaatagattattttttttattgttcccCCAATACTTCTCAATTTGGCCTTCATGCTATTGGCCATTCCAACTAGTATTGCATTTGCACTACTAGCATTCAAACGTATACAATTCTGAACCACTATAATCTAATGAAAAACCATATTCGAAGTGGTGTACAAAGACCCTGAAATTTTCAACGTCACATCATAAAAGACCTTTAAAAACCTAATCAACATCTTAGCATTTTTCCAATCTTCCTTATTTTGTGATAAATCATGTCTATAAGaaccatcttcatcttctaatcTATCAAAAGCCTTTTCAAACTTCACAACTGCCTCAAACATCAAATATGTAGAGTTCCATCTAGTGGAAACATTAAGACACATATAACTCTTACaagaaattttttcaatttcaatgcactttttaaatttcaaaaaacatgCAGGAGAAGATCTTATAAATCGTACATTATATCGAATCCTTTCAATGCaatcattttgttccttaaaAACATCACATACtatgagatttaatatatgagCACAACAACGAACATGcaaaaattctccaccaaacAATAACCCTTATTGAATCTTTTCAGAAGATAAGCAATGGCAGTGTCATTTGAACTTGCAATATCAACCGTCAAAGTCATTACCCTTTTAACGCCCCAATCcttcaaaatcttttcaatggTTTTACCAATAGTATCACCTTTATGATTCTCAATTGGACAAAAACTAAGTATCATTTTATGTAATCTCCAACCAAAATCTATGAAATTGGCAGTTAGTaccatataatttatattttgtcccGATGTCCAACAATCCATAGTGAGAGAAACTCTATACTTCTTGTCCACAAACATGTCTTTCAAACGCTTTTTCTCATTAACATAAAACTTAAGCACATCTCTAGCCACAGTAAACCGAGACGGAACAACAAATCTAGGTTGACTTGCACATGTTAATCTATCGATAAATTTCTTAAATTCTTTACCCTCCATAAACTTGAATGGTAATTCGTCAACAATTACCATTTCAACCAACGATTCCCGACAACTCTCTAACTatatgactcacatacaagttGTGACGTATTATTCCCAACATTGTCTTTGTCTTTAGTTTTGAAAGCTAATGTCATTGGGGTTGGATCTCTCTTTTTCtggtaagggtatttttttacaatttttcaaatgatttttcatAGTCCCAGTACCATTACGTTTAGAATGACATGCATAGACAACTCCACGATACTTACATTGAGCATGAAGGTCTTTAAGATCACCTTTTAGCCTCTCAAAATGATCTCAAACCATGGATTTTTTCACAACCTTCCTTCTTTTTGGTAGATTTGGAATATTTAATGTCTCATTTGCTCAACATCAATGATATTTGTATTGACATCTGTTTTTGCATCTCGTTCATTTTTTGAAGTATAGTTACAGTTCCATCAAACTCCATATTTGTTGAATCCATGTAGCTAAACCACACCATGTCAGACGTTAGTATCACGCAattcacaaaaactcaaaatatttCAGTCTTACAAAAACTCAAGTTTTAAAGTATTTACAAAAACTCAAAGGTTTTAAAAACTCAAGCCTTACCGAGGGACGGCAACGGACGatgggaaggtgaaggatggaCGGACAGTGATGGACGATGGACGAATGGGCTGAGCTGCATCTGCAACGCTGGACGGGCGGCTGAAGTTCGATTTAGTCCTACAACAATCGGCTGAATCAGACCTGCAACGATCAATGGACGTTCGAAGCGTACGACCGCCTTCTGAATCAGACCTGCAACGATCGATAAGCGTATGCCGGAGGGACACGAATGGTTGAACGGACACGGCACGGACGATCTGAATTGTGAAGAGATGGATGGACAGACACGACACGGACGACTGCAATGAAGATGAACCCTAACCCTAGCACTCGTGAACCATTTATTCCATACCTCaatcattacttttttttaaaatactaagTCGGTCGAGTCGGATCGAGACCCGACCAAACACTCGCCCCGACCGACATTCACATCGGTTCAAAAATCATAAACCGACACCGACCGATTTAGTCTAATTTTCGACCGTCCGACTCTATTTCGGTCGGTTTGGGTCGGTCGTGTTGGTTTTTCGGTCTAACATGCTCACCCTTTGATATAACGCAAATTGAGATTCCATAATCAATttggtaattttattttttatttattaaattatctaTCCAATAATTAAAGCGTTCTACCAATCcgttgaattaaaaaattaataacaaaaattGTCTATCCAAAAATCAAGATGATTAGATTAGATACATTCAATTCTAgatattaatttttaacttcATTCTACCGTTTATAACATTGTCAGACATACAGTTTCTTTTTCACGCTTATTGTATTCGTTTGAGGATGGAAGAAAATTGTTGAAACTTCGATCCATTTATTGTCTATTTGAAGTTGTGTGATTTGTACGATGAACTTTTCGTCGATGATTGTGTTATTCCGCTATTCACAAGTCATTGGAGAAACACTTTTATAAGAAGAAGATTCAAATGCCATTGAATTTGAGGCATGAGAATTGAGAATTGGAATGAATAGATAGAGAAGAGTTGTTCATCGGCTTTCTTGAATTTAAGGACAAGGGCTTTGTAGTGTGGTGAAAATGATGAAACTTCGATGGAAGTTGATAGATTATGAGTAATGTGATTGTGGCTATTGATGAGATTGCAAAGGTTGTGCTTAAGAAAGGGAAGAATGTCTGGTCGTTTCCTTAAAGGTCCTCAAATCTATTGCAtgacgaagaagaagattggaatAATATCAAGAAAAAGAGAAGTTTGTTTTCCATTGAAGATGAAGGATTTActaaaaagaaagtaaaaagtAGGGGGATTCAAAGTTGAAAGCTCTTGACGGAACAAAAGTCAAGACAAAGAACTTAAAAGCAGTGAAGTAATTGTTTAGAGTTCGATGAAACTTCGGGAGCTCCAAAGATATGCTACTTTATTATGGTGTACTTTCGCTTCcaaatatgtactattttttcttttagtgaaTATATACTTCCTATTTAACGTTTTTATAAATGAATGTATTTCTTAATTTATACTAATTATTAGGCATATTTCCAgcatatattatttatcttagGACATCCTTTTACTTACCTAGGTTTGTCATATAATCGATGTTAATATCTAATCTATGCAGTTTCTATGAAGattgattagaaaaaaaaatcaaggtatTTTACTTGTGTGTATACAATAGTTAACATATGCACATACATTGTTTGCATTGTATATTTACTAGTATATACTACTTAGTCATTGGCACTTCACATGAGCCTGATTACGATGATAGGttcaagtttttattttttcttgacGCTTGTCATTACTATACAAGAGTGTAAATACTTTCTTTTCGATGGTATCAGCTGACAGCACATCTAGGTTAAAtccataaattaaattttagatgTTACTAGTTTAATTGTTACATgtgttttaaatataaatatcatcTCACATccttataatatttttttatccaaGATAGGTTTCCATTTACATATACAAGCTATTGTTTTATTAGGCATACATGAGGTTTTATTTCCAAGTTCTTTCATCAAGTTCCAAATATATgtgatcaaaataaataaatagagaacaccattgtttttttttaaaaaaaacatttttttaaaagacagTATTAAACTTCTGTATATCAAATCTTACTTTTCATTGTTATGCCctaaattttcctattttttttttcatattggttaaaattatttgatcaattttttagggaaaaaaaattatatataaggTTTAAGTTTTAAGAATGATAAGAAAATGGTGTAAATGATGAAGGAAAAAAGGGCGACAAATGATGAAAGGAGAGTGGAAGGCGGAGCGCACGTTACAACGTCGTccagaaaggaaaggaaaacaaACATTTCCTAAACAAAAGGCCAACTCCTTACCCGAGAAAAATGCTCCTAATCGTATTcctaatttataattaaattccccttttattattttttttaattcttacaGTACACAACAACACAACCCTTCCGGCTTCCCCTAATTTACTCCGATCAGCCACCGATCTACCGCCCAATGGCGACTGCCACGGTGAAATTACCCACTCAGAAGCTCATGGGTTGCTTGACTTGCCCTCTTTGCGATAACTTGTTCACTCATGCTACCACCATATCTGAATGCCTCCACACATGTTATTAATTCATAttcaaaacttttttctctttttcttttgttataaTTCCTATACTAAAATGTTATATGAACATATGTTGGATTGTGTCTCAGTTTGCAGGGATTGTATATATGAGAAGATAACTGAAGAGGAATCAGAGGGTTGTCCTGTCTGCAACACAAATTTAGGGGGTGTGCCTTTGGAGAAACTCAAGTACCTTCCCTTTACCGCTTTACACTAATTACATTTAGTTTAGAGCTACAATACAATCATTGTTTCTATGTTTTTATTGTTTCAAAATATGCAGGGCAGACCATACAATGGATGATTTGAGGGAAAAGATATTCCCTTGTAAACGAAGGAAGGAGAAGGAACCTGAGAAATCACACTCCTCAGTTTCATTGCCTACCAAAAGAAAAGACAGATCACTCTCTTCTTATATGGCTTCTGAACCAAAATCTACAGCACAAGAGAACCTCGCCGAACAACAATGTGTTTCCTCCATGATTGCTCACAGAAAACTCATCTTTGATCAAAATAAGCATAACAGTGGCCAAGTAATAGAAAGGAAAACTGatgatttgaataaaaaagaagaagcaacTGTAACATGCTCAAATGATTGTAATAAACAAGATACTGTTGCTAAGGCAGAGACAATCCAGATCGATGATGCCTATTGCAATGTTCAAGAACATGGTCAAAAGCCAATGATGGAAAGAGTTGACAGTGGATCATCTGGAACTTCAGGTTCTATTGAACATGGAAAATTGCAGGATGTTTCAAGGGAAAGAAGATTAGCTAGCAGCAATGGACCTTCTGGTAAATTGCAGGATCCTATAGGTGACATTGATGCAGATAGACGATGCAATATGTTATCAAATCCTATATGGTTTGCACTAGTTGCTTCTGATCACCAGTGAGTTTTAGTAACTTTAGAACAAGAAAAAGAATGGTTATGTTTATTATTCTACTCCTTAAAATGACCAAACATTGATATAAACTTTTAAACGACTTTACCAGGGAAGGAAATGAGCCTTTGCCTCAGATCTCCTCAAACT
The Benincasa hispida cultivar B227 unplaced genomic scaffold, ASM972705v1 Contig393, whole genome shotgun sequence genome window above contains:
- the LOC120069422 gene encoding E3 ubiquitin protein ligase DRIP2-like, which encodes MATATVKLPTQKLMGCLTCPLCDNLFTHATTISECLHTFCRDCIYEKITEEESEGCPVCNTNLGGVPLEKLKADHTMDDLREKIFPCKRRKEKEPEKSHSSVSLPTKRKDRSLSSYMASEPKSTAQENLAEQQCVSSMIAHRKLIFDQNKHNSGQVIERKTDDLNKKEEATVTCSNDCNKQDTVAKAETIQIDDAYCNVQEHGQKPMMERVDSGSSGTSGSIEHGKLQDDPIGDIDADRRCNMLSNPIWFALVASDHQEGNEPLPQISSNYLRVSDDRMPVSFIQKYLVKKLGLASEIEVEISFKGQPVSSTLHLHDIVELWRQTTTKVELIQVSVGSSAKDFVMVLSYGRKCCQPGKFPNICAHLNNDVQ